A single window of Pyrus communis chromosome 10, drPyrComm1.1, whole genome shotgun sequence DNA harbors:
- the LOC137747086 gene encoding cation/H(+) antiporter 15-like, whose amino-acid sequence MIIVQLIAAMSITRLLYHLFKSLHQPRIVSDILGGVMVGPAFVGTIIFALQYVIPFFSLVNIETVANLGLGYHMFIMGLELEFVPVIRTGKKALSVAVVGSLVSLIWGWLLYRFVLFNDYGRALAEEIANDNGYAFWGIALASTNFTDLAQVLADKKLLHSDFGRLALSSAVISDVLSWFLLLAGMTSAYTDQSIGAMSAVIFILLCVFVLRPAIPWFIRNTTADNDSSGYNEQQVRFILSVVVLFGYVSDNFGSHSILGPFMLGTIIPSGELKKALVDRIQTFVSHLLMPLYFLTVGLRTNFSYILTNENPKFSRADTNLWRVVAVVVLANIPKILSNYIIGLMYKMSRGDSFALGVLMNTKGLMGLIILGTGKDIKVLDNRTFGVMMIAMWLMTVPVGPFLALVFKPTKNTAEYKLRNIQSVGPEMELKILTCTHTSSSVSGIIDLLEASNPTRQSPICIFAVQLVEITDHGSAMLIVQEVCKENSNQGNQMQPEYIISENRFEKYAKNRENVSIQTLTAFSSYNTMHEYICNLANEKFINIIITPFHNQFSIDGTMEDTNPNLKGVNNNLIKNSPCTVGIFVDRGLSVSQISESRNGSGSSPRYHLFAMFFFGGADDREALTYAWRMAGHPRVNLRVVRFIVVPSNATSGKFTCDDQNDNDGDIHQAVNNRMQKHLDDTCMDEFRLKSMHNPSTQFVEENVKSWEETVNIVRGLQSVYDLYLVGRRYEKSSPAWSLLDYCSDYDELGPLGDLLVSSTFNPSVLIVQQGTLVDKHWCD is encoded by the exons ATGATCATTGTCCAGCTGATCGCCGCCATGTCCATCACTCGCCTTCTTTATCATCTCTTCAAGTCCTTGCACCAACCTCGTATTGTCTCTGATATTCTT GGTGGCGTGATGGTGGGTCCGGCATTCGTTGGTACTATCATATTTGCTCTTCAATACGTAATCCCTTTCTTCAGCCTGGTCAACATAGAAACCGTGGCAAACTTAGGGCTAGGCTATCACATGTTCATCATGGGTTTAGAGCTTGAGTTTGTACCTGTAATCCGGACTGGAAAAAAGGCTCTTAGCGTTGCCGTAGTGGGCAGTCTCGTTTCCTTGATCTGGGGTTGGCTTTTATATCGCTTCGTACTCTTCAATGATTATGGTAGGGCACTGGCTGAGGAAATTGCCAACGACAACGGCTACGCCTTCTGGGGCATTGCCCTGGCCTCCACCAACTTCACCGACCTTGCCCAAGTCCTCGCTGACAAAAAGCTCCTCCACTCTGATTTCGGCCGCCTCGCCTTGTCCTCGGCGGTTATCTCCGACGTGTTATCCTGGTTTCTTCTCCTTGCGGGCATGACTTCCGCATATACTGACCAATCGATCGGGGCCATGAGCGCCGTGATATTCATACTACTATGCGTTTTTGTACTACGTCCGGCTATCCCGTGGTTCATCCGCAATACAACCGCCGACAACGATAGCAGCGGATACAACGAGCAGCAAGTCCGCTTCATTCTGTCGGTGGTTGTGCTTTTCGGGTACGTAAGTGACAATTTTGGGTCGCACTCCATTTTGGGACCCTTTATGCTGGGAACCATTATTCCTAGTGGAGAGCTGAAGAAGGCCCTGGTTGACAGGATCCAAACCTTCGTGAGTCACCTTCTGATGCCTCTATACTTCTTAACCGTCGGGCTAAGAACTAATTTTAGCTACATTTTAACCAACGAAAATCCAAAGTTCAGCCGTGCAGATACTAACCTGTGGCGTGTCGTGGCGGTTGTCGTTCTTGCTAACATACCGAAGATTTTGAGTAATTATATCATCGGCTTGATGTACAAAATGTCACGTGGGGATAGTTTTGCTCTTGGGGTACTCATGAACACCAAAGGCTTAATGGGACTCATAATACTCGGCACTGGCAAAGACATAAAG GTCTTGGACAATCGAACGTTTGGAGTAATGATGATTGCGATGTGGTTAATGACGGTTCCGGTCGGACCCTTTCTAGCCCTCGTGTTCAAGCCCACCAAAAACACCGCAGAATACAAACTCAGGAACATACAAAGCGTAGGACCTGAGATGGAGCTAAAAATCCTTACTTGCACCCATACCTCAAGCAGCGTCTCCGGCATCATCGACCTCCTCGAGGCTTCAAATCCGACGAGACAGTCCCCAATCTGCATATTCGCCGTTCAACTTGTGGAGATCACAGACCATGGTTCGGCCATGCTCATCGTGCAGGAAGTTTGCAAAGAAAACTCTAACCAAGGCAACCAGATGCAACCCGAGTACATCATATCCGAAAATCGATTCGAAAAATACGCGAAGAATAGAGAAAACGTTTCTATCCAAACACTCACAGCCTTTTCTTCCTACAACACCATGCATGAGTACATATGCAATCTGGCCAACGAGAAGTTCATCAACATTATTATAACCCCATTCCACAATCAATTTTCCATTGACGGAACCATGGAGGATACCAACCCTAATTTGAAGGGGGTCAACAACAACTTGATAAAAAATTCGCCGTGCACGGTGGGTATTTTCGTTGATCGTGGGCTTAGTGTGTCCCAAATTAGCGAGTCCAGAAATGGCAGCGGTTCCTCCCCAAGGTACCATCTCTTCGCCATGTTTTTCTTTGGAGGGGCAGATGACCGCGAGGCATTAACGTATGCATGGAGGATGGCTGGGCATCCTCGGGTTAACCTAAGGGTTGTCCGGTTTATCGTGGTCCCAAGTAATGCGACATCAGGCAAATTCACATGCGATGACCAGAACGACAACGACGGGGACATCCATCAAGCGGTAAACAATCGGATGCAGAAGCATCTCGACGACACGTGCATGGAtgagtttaggctcaagtcgaTGCACAATCCCAGCACACAATTCGTGGAGGAGAATGTGAAGAGCTGGGAAGAAACTGTAAATATTGTAAGGGGCCTGCAGAGTGTATATGATCTGTACTTGGTGGGAAGAAGATACGAAAAGTCATCGCCGGCGTGGTCATTATTGGATTATTGCAGCGATTACGACGAACTGGGACCTCTTGGGGACTTATTAGTTTCTTCAACCTTTAATCCATCCGTTCTTATTGTGCAGCAGGGTACCCTTGTGGATAAACACTGGTGTGACTGA
- the LOC137748077 gene encoding ubiquitin carboxyl-terminal hydrolase 24-like, which translates to MSSINFVTAKSSVQFNGESSGQKSSLKAPTKLQPLSSLNKQDEVKAVKAVDGNLPVSSATPADNGCTDNYVNCSAHSKGVKEVTTNKVNLTSLPLSKDEGGLSNQFSSLELQNREQNGSVDDLSVSKIKGELQKASNAPVTVSKSLLPRGLINSGNLCFLNATLQALLSCSPFVQLLQELRTLEVPKVGYPTLSAFAEFVSEFDMPSGSSSKDRDASVLKTGRPFSPAMFEGVLKNFTPDVLTSISGRPRQEDAQEFLSFIMDQIHDELLKLEGQSPSINGGKSSLISSAEDDEWETVGPKNTSAVTRTQSFVPSELSAIFGGQLRSVVKARGNKASATVQPYLLLHVDIYPDAVRTIEDALKLYSAPETLEGYRTSAAGNAGIVTASKSIKMKTLSKIMILHLMRFGYGSQGSTKLHKPVHFPLELVLGRELLVSPNTEGRKYKLVATITHHGREPSKGHYTTDALYANGQWLRFDDASVTAIGTGKVLHNQAYVLIYKQV; encoded by the exons ATGAGTAGTATAAATTTTGTTACTGCAAAATCTTCGGTTCAATTTAATGGCGAATCAAGCGGACAGAAAAGTTCTTTGAAAGCGCCCACCAAACTTCAGCCGTTAAGTTCACTTAATAAGCAGGATGAAGTTAAGGCTGTAAAAGCAGTAGATGGTAATTTACCTGTATCGTCAGCAACTCCGGCAGATAATGGATGCACTGATAATTATGTTAATTGTTCTGCCCATAGTAAAGGTGTGAAAGAGGTGACAACTAATAAAGTTAACTTAACCTCTTTGCCTTTATCCAAGGACGAAGGTGGTCTCTCCAATCAATTTTCAAGTCTGGAATTGCAGAATAGAGAGCAGAATGGCAGTGTTGATGATTTGTCTGTTTCTAAGATTAAGGGGGAACTACAGAAGGCTTCAAATGCGCCTGTTACAGTTTCTAAAAGCTTATTGCCTCGTGGTCTAATCAATTCAGGAAATCTATGCTTTCTAAATGCAACCCTGCAGGCTCTTCTATCCTGCTCTCCTTTTGTTCAGCTTCTGCAGGAATTGAGAACTCTTGAAGTACCTAAG GTTGGCTATCCGACATTGAGTGCATTTGCAGAGTTCGTGTCTGAATTTGACATGCCTAGTGGTTCAAGTTCGAAGGACAGAGATGCAAGTGTTCTCAAGACTGGTAGGCCTTTTAGCCCTGCCATGTTTGAAGGCGTTCTTAAAAATTTCACTCCAGATGTTCTGACTAGCATCTCCGGCAGGCCAAG ACAAGAGGATGCTCAGGAGTTCCTTAGCTTTATCATGGATCAGATACATGATGAATTACTTAAGCTTGAAGGACAATCCCCAAGCATTAACGGGGGCAAATCATCTCTTATATCTTCAGCAGAAGATGATGAATGGGAGACAGTTGGCCCGAAGAATACATCTGCAGTAACCAGGACACAGAGTTTTGTTCCTTCAGAATTGAGTGCTATTTTTGGAGGACAATTGAGAAGTGTGGTGAAGGCAAGAG GAAATAAAGCTTCCGCTACTGTTCAGCCATATTTATTGCTCCACGTTGATATTTACCCTGACGCTGTTCGTACCATTGAAGATGCACTTAAGTTGTATTCTGCACCAGAAACTCTTGAGGGGTATCGAACATCAGCAGCTGGGAAT GCCGGTATTGTGACTGCGAGCAAATCCATAAAGATGAAGACACTTTCAAAGATAATGATATTGCACTTGATGCGTTTTGGTTATGGAAGTCAAGGAAGCACTAAGCTGCATAAGCCTGTGCATTTTCCACTTGAATTGGTGTTGGGCCGTGAATTGCTTGTTTCTCCAAATACTGAG GGTCGAAAATACAAACTCGTTGCTACAATAACTCATCACGGGAGAGAGCCGTCAAAGGGGCATTATACAACTGATGCTCTCTATGCCAATGGTCAGTGGCTACGCTTTGATGATGCTTCGGTCACGGCAATTGGGACTGGTAAAGTATTGCATAACCAGGCATATGTCCTCATCTACAAACAAGTGTAA
- the LOC137747097 gene encoding ubiquitin carboxyl-terminal hydrolase 24-like isoform X2, protein MSDSKLLVFGSFSEDETRSLLLKQSPVKGLKAEKPVEKNVLQFGSINFVTAKPSVQVNGESSRQKSSLKAPTKLQPLSSLNKQDEVKAVKALDGNLRVSSATPAENGCTDNSVNCSAHSNGVKEVTTDNVNLTSLPLSKDEGVLSNQFSSLELQNREQNGSVDDLSVSKIKGELQKASNAPVTVSKSLLPRGLINSGNLCFLNATLQALLSCSPFVQLLQELRTLEVPKVGYPTLSAFAEFVSEFDMPSGSSSKDKDTSVLETGRPFSPAMFEGVLKNFTPDVPTSISGRPRQEDAQEFLSFIMDQMHDELLKLEGQSPSINGRKSSLISSAEDDEWETVGPKNTSAVTRTQSFVPSELSDIFGGQSRSVVKAQGNKASATVQPYLLLHLDIYPDAVRTIEDALKLYSAPETLEGYRTSAAGKAGIVTATKSIQIKTLSKIMILHLKRFGYGSQGSTKLHKPVHFPLELVLGRELLVSPNTEGRKYKLVATITHHGREPSKGHYTTDALYANGQWLRFDDASVTAIGTGKVLHNQAYVLIYKQV, encoded by the exons ATGAGTGATTCTAAG TTACTAGTGTTTGGGTCATTCTCTGAAGACGAGACCAGGTCATTGCTGCTAAAGCAATCACCTGTCAAGGGCCTCAAGGCTGAGAAGCCTGTGGAGAAGAATGTATTGCAGTTTGGGTCTATAAATTTTGTTACTGCAAAACCTTCGGTTCAAGTTAATGGCGAATCAAGCAGACAGAAAAGTTCTTTGAAAGCGCCCACCAAACTTCAGCCGTTAAGTTCACTTAATAAGCAGGATGAAGTTAAGGCTGTAAAAGCATTAGATGGTAATTTACGTGTATCGTCAGCAACTCCGGCAGAGAATGGATGTACTGATAATTCTGTTAATTGTTCTGCCCATAGTAATGGTGTTAAAGAGGTGACAACTGATAATGTTAACTTAACCTCTTTGCCTTTATCCAAGGATGAAGGTGTTCTCTCCAATCAATTTTCAAGTCTGGAATTGCAGAATAGAGAGCAGAATGGCAGTGTTGATGATTTGTCTGTTTCTAAGATTAAGGGGGAACTACAGAAGGCTTCAAATGCGCCTGTTACAGTTTCTAAAAGCTTATTGCCTCGTGGTCTAATCAATTCAGGAAATCTATGCTTTCTAAATGCAACCCTGCAGGCTCTTCTATCCTGCTCTCCTTTTGTTCAGCTTCTTCAGGAATTGAGAACTCTTGAAGTACCAAAG GTTGGCTATCCGACATTGAGTGCATTTGCAGAGTTCGTGTCTGAATTTGACATGCCTAGTGGTTCAAGTTCGAAGGACAAAGATACAAGTGTTCTCGAGACTGGTAGGCCTTTTAGCCCTGCCATGTTTGAAGGCGTTCTTAAAAATTTCACTCCAGATGTTCCGACTAGCATCTCCGGCAGGCCAAG ACAAGAGGATGCTCAGGAGTTCCTTAGTTTTATCATGGATCAGATGCATGATGAATTACTTAAGCTTGAAGGACAATCCCCAAGCATTAACGGGCGTAAATCATCTCTTATATCTTCAGCAGAAGATGATGAATGGGAGACAGTTGGCCCGAAGAATACATCTGCAGTAACCAGGACACAGAGTTTTGTTCCTTCAGAATTGAGTGATATTTTTGGAGGACAATCGAGAAGTGTGGTGAAGGCACAAG GAAATAAAGCTTCTGCTACTGTTCAGCCATATTTATTGCTCCACCTTGATATTTACCCTGACGCTGTTCGTACCATTGAAGATGCACTTAAGTTGTATTCTGCACCAGAAACTCTTGAGGGGTATCGAACATCAGCAGCTGGGAAG GCCGGTATTGTGACTGCAACCAAATCCATACAGATAAAGACACTTTCAAAGATAATGATATTGCACTTGAAGCGTTTTGGTTATGGAAGTCAAGGAAGCACTAAGCTGCATAAGCCTGTGCATTTTCCACTTGAATTGGTGTTGGGCCGTGAATTGCTTGTTTCTCCAAATACTGAG GGTCGAAAATACAAACTCGTTGCTACAATAACTCATCACGGGAGAGAGCCGTCAAAGGGGCATTATACAACTGATGCTCTCTATGCCAATGGTCAGTGGCTACGCTTTGATGATGCTTCGGTCACGGCAATTGGGACTGGTAAAGTATTGCATAACCAGGCATATGTCCTCATCTACAAACAAGTGTAA
- the LOC137747097 gene encoding ubiquitin carboxyl-terminal hydrolase 24-like isoform X1, with translation MSDSKLLVFGSFSEDETRSLLLKQSPVKGLKAEKPVEKNVLQFGSINFVTAKPSVQVNGESSRQKSSLKAPTKLQPLSSLNKQDEVKAVKALDGNLRVSSATPAENGCTDNSVNCSAHSNGVKEVTTDNVNLTSLPLSKDEGVLSNQFSSLELQNREQNGSVDDLSVSKIKGELQKASNAPVTVSKSLLPRGLINSGNLCFLNATLQALLSCSPFVQLLQELRTLEVPKVGYPTLSAFAEFVSEFDMPSGSSSKDKDTSVLETGRPFSPAMFEGVLKNFTPDVPTSISGRPSFLLKLLVFFRQEDAQEFLSFIMDQMHDELLKLEGQSPSINGRKSSLISSAEDDEWETVGPKNTSAVTRTQSFVPSELSDIFGGQSRSVVKAQGNKASATVQPYLLLHLDIYPDAVRTIEDALKLYSAPETLEGYRTSAAGKAGIVTATKSIQIKTLSKIMILHLKRFGYGSQGSTKLHKPVHFPLELVLGRELLVSPNTEGRKYKLVATITHHGREPSKGHYTTDALYANGQWLRFDDASVTAIGTGKVLHNQAYVLIYKQV, from the exons ATGAGTGATTCTAAG TTACTAGTGTTTGGGTCATTCTCTGAAGACGAGACCAGGTCATTGCTGCTAAAGCAATCACCTGTCAAGGGCCTCAAGGCTGAGAAGCCTGTGGAGAAGAATGTATTGCAGTTTGGGTCTATAAATTTTGTTACTGCAAAACCTTCGGTTCAAGTTAATGGCGAATCAAGCAGACAGAAAAGTTCTTTGAAAGCGCCCACCAAACTTCAGCCGTTAAGTTCACTTAATAAGCAGGATGAAGTTAAGGCTGTAAAAGCATTAGATGGTAATTTACGTGTATCGTCAGCAACTCCGGCAGAGAATGGATGTACTGATAATTCTGTTAATTGTTCTGCCCATAGTAATGGTGTTAAAGAGGTGACAACTGATAATGTTAACTTAACCTCTTTGCCTTTATCCAAGGATGAAGGTGTTCTCTCCAATCAATTTTCAAGTCTGGAATTGCAGAATAGAGAGCAGAATGGCAGTGTTGATGATTTGTCTGTTTCTAAGATTAAGGGGGAACTACAGAAGGCTTCAAATGCGCCTGTTACAGTTTCTAAAAGCTTATTGCCTCGTGGTCTAATCAATTCAGGAAATCTATGCTTTCTAAATGCAACCCTGCAGGCTCTTCTATCCTGCTCTCCTTTTGTTCAGCTTCTTCAGGAATTGAGAACTCTTGAAGTACCAAAG GTTGGCTATCCGACATTGAGTGCATTTGCAGAGTTCGTGTCTGAATTTGACATGCCTAGTGGTTCAAGTTCGAAGGACAAAGATACAAGTGTTCTCGAGACTGGTAGGCCTTTTAGCCCTGCCATGTTTGAAGGCGTTCTTAAAAATTTCACTCCAGATGTTCCGACTAGCATCTCCGGCAGGCCAAG TTTCCTTTTGAAACTGTTGGTGTTTTTTAGACAAGAGGATGCTCAGGAGTTCCTTAGTTTTATCATGGATCAGATGCATGATGAATTACTTAAGCTTGAAGGACAATCCCCAAGCATTAACGGGCGTAAATCATCTCTTATATCTTCAGCAGAAGATGATGAATGGGAGACAGTTGGCCCGAAGAATACATCTGCAGTAACCAGGACACAGAGTTTTGTTCCTTCAGAATTGAGTGATATTTTTGGAGGACAATCGAGAAGTGTGGTGAAGGCACAAG GAAATAAAGCTTCTGCTACTGTTCAGCCATATTTATTGCTCCACCTTGATATTTACCCTGACGCTGTTCGTACCATTGAAGATGCACTTAAGTTGTATTCTGCACCAGAAACTCTTGAGGGGTATCGAACATCAGCAGCTGGGAAG GCCGGTATTGTGACTGCAACCAAATCCATACAGATAAAGACACTTTCAAAGATAATGATATTGCACTTGAAGCGTTTTGGTTATGGAAGTCAAGGAAGCACTAAGCTGCATAAGCCTGTGCATTTTCCACTTGAATTGGTGTTGGGCCGTGAATTGCTTGTTTCTCCAAATACTGAG GGTCGAAAATACAAACTCGTTGCTACAATAACTCATCACGGGAGAGAGCCGTCAAAGGGGCATTATACAACTGATGCTCTCTATGCCAATGGTCAGTGGCTACGCTTTGATGATGCTTCGGTCACGGCAATTGGGACTGGTAAAGTATTGCATAACCAGGCATATGTCCTCATCTACAAACAAGTGTAA